In Lolium rigidum isolate FL_2022 chromosome 3, APGP_CSIRO_Lrig_0.1, whole genome shotgun sequence, the genomic window catagaccacattaccgtggggaattagaaggggatccccaccctcaagttgttccgcaagccgcaaccgctacggtaagcacctgctataccgtggggaattagaaggggctccccaccctcaagttgctccgcaagacacaactcgctacggtaagcgcatccgttgatgaacgagaggtggaaacacttttgactactccgtcccactccggatcttatggttaacacgggtattacggcacaagaatcactgacgACATTTGTtgcttaatcctagatggatattaacccttgcaatggaacctccaccatatcaacacaatccatggttccattgcccaccacatagtcatattcatagttatgaaagtagtggttttggtttttatgcaatagtgataaccatagtactttgcaagtaatttgatagagatactcaaatgacatgagcaagcgatgaacttgcctttcttgactgcaagattatgcaggcaaggtcttcgatacgcaataactccaaactctgaaatagcatcatcgtccggtaaggacgatgtttaaaagattggcaaggatgcaataatgcataagtatgagatgcaatcgctctaagcgtgacctaacctcgatgatttaggatcagtgagttgtaatgattgattcagggtgtgttgcacttttagagtgattcacatacaaggttcttattcaggtgtgatttacttggtattataaacaggtagatgataaagcataataatcaattgagcacacaaagaatgacaattggcataatgttatcaagtaaagaacagtggtcaatttttgtactatatggcatggttaatgattaattatcatatacttcaaaagaataacttttgaagaacatgtactttgataaaaaaaaagtATGGTAATTAagtttgtgggttgctataatttattctggttctaagtagtttctggagtaagtataagatggattacAACATAGTTggtttcatcaacacctagggttggtaaggttgagttaagcctaggcatcctaagcaattattcctACAAGGGTGCTATCAGGACTGTTTCATCTTATTGgtgatggctagctagggtttatatttcctataaggcagggttgatgatgattccttatttacttcaaaagaataaattttgaagaacatacttcttaagtaataagaagtatattaattaggttgaggttgtttaggcttgctatttaattccctaagtgaagaatagttggtTCTTGAATGGGATGGTTCCTAAGTATTACACACTAGTagagtttagtggagtatggtatgtaatgcAAAATAATAAGTATGATTGCTATTAgtattcatcacaatggtgtgatgctaagcatgaatgaataaggatgatggttttaacagttgaagctagggtttaaacttggttgatcctacttgatcaactaggtttagtggtatgcatacatggaatactaaattgctggtgatagggttctacattttatgtggacataggtatgtcttttagttgctaatgatggctctGTGATTTTAAATAAAATACAATGATCACCTGTTcaaaccttgggtttaggttagaagcaaattagggttcacatgtaataatgggactagggtttgtgcataattgaattagggttttagggttccacataaaattatgaggttatcacttggtttaaaatggaactagggtttcctgatTACCctgtaattattggattaataacttcattaaaaaaaagttgaagttattaataaatttgaaataataatattggatttgacattttattatttttaatgatttaATAACTAAGGTAATtgttatttagggtttaaattccaataataaagatttaataagttCCAGATAAaggaaattagttttaaagttttctttatttactttactggtttttatttaatttgtagagtttttcctaatttctgaattttaattgtattttgaattaaaagaaaaggcttaaataacaagtattaaacaattgaatttttattaaaaataaaaatttcattttatatttttattagatagagtttagctttctaagaattttgatatattattttcatttttctgagttaatatggattttatataattttgcaaagttgcagtaattttttTGGAATTGAAATTTAAAAGGACATAACTAAACAAACCCGGCTGATGTACCCACAGGGGCACTGACCAGTGGGCCGTTGGCCAGGTCAGACGCCACGTTGGCGTGGACTAAGTCCAAATCAAGTTCATGTCCAGGGTGGTCACTGCCGGCGGAAATccacgacggcgccgccgatcctgggcatGTTTGGACGGGCAAGGGGTCTCTATCGAAACCGCACATCACGGGGAACCTCATCGATCCTAGCGTCGCTACCTAAAGGTCATCGGAGCATGGTCGCCGGCGAGGTGAAGCGGCGGAGCTTGCGGGTTCACGGTGAGGCGATGATTTAGGACGTAATTAAGCGGGCCGAGGGTGCTGAGAGatgcaggagctcaccaggagcacagaGCGCTTGGCGGCGAGGTGAATGAGGGTCGGTATCGCCGGAAATCATCGGCGCCGGTGTCGGGGAAGATGAGCTCGTCGGCGGGGATACAGGTTGCCCCGGCTCAATTCCTTTTGCACCTTGATCATGTCGAGTACGGCGGTCACGTGGGTGGTCACAACTTGGCCTGGGGAGGTCTCCatcgacggcgatggccggaggcagtacagctagggtttcggtatggAGGGGAAAAATtgagaggaggaagaaactcgGGAACGAGAGGTCGTCGCGAGCCTTTATACAACGCCAGGGCGTGCCTCGTCACGCCGTCGGTCGAGGAGGAGGTGCCaccgagagggagaagaagagcacgttgtcgtgctgtcctccatgccgaaggagaagatgaggacaGCCTCCTCTTCGTTTGTTTTCAACGAAGAGGTATGTGGGTCGCTAACTGGGTTGCGGCTTGGGCCGTTTTGAGGCTGCCGCTGTGCCGTGTGCTGGGCTCCTTCGGCTGGCAGGGTCCAGGTAAGTTTTTccctatttttcttttctgttttttttattttcctgtttTATATTTATCCATTGAAATTCATATTTGGGTTTGGTTTACTTTTGCAGATCTTTCAATTATGCAAATTTCAATCAGGATTTAGTTTCCTGTCTTTCATACCAGTATTCTATTGGAATAATTATTTTAGATGAGATTATATtgcatattagtgacttattcaaaataacccttaatcatgaattttatatgttccctttaattctccttttgctatgcaatcaattctgtttagaattatgagaGTGATACTTCCAACTCAAAGTATTTGAGGGATTGTTATTAAGACTTAGTTTCCATTTGGGAAGTGATCTCTTGTTTATTATTTGATGTGCATAATTATGTGTTAATAAATTGGAACATAAGGTTTACTCTATGGAAAATTCTAGGTTCCAATATTAttaacctaatgacacatgggttggaactcaaatgtggatTGGGTTTATAGTGATGATCACCCAAGTGGTATACAAactaggttgagatataattctagtttgtaGATATGGGATAACATCATATTGCCCTTTGCTAGGTTTTAATTTTCCCTCTAAACCATGGTAATATGATTACTTagttcatatcttatgtgcttctctaattactaaggatttgagaattggttccaTCTTATTCCTATTAActtcttttatatccttaatctattaagaaagtaattaaagtgttatagttctttttatagttaactttggtcatatgaatggatgatttctcaccatattaagtatggagttttactctaaggttttcttatgtttcttaggtgaaaaaaaataagtggaatgtagatgtggtagggttctacttatgatcacaaagtggttcacaagttaaggttaggatataagcctagggtttaattactagtgatctccctatagtcTCATATGGGAATGAGATCTACTTctcctagtagggtttaacttatcctcacatacctcaagagcatgatcatggattaggcatgatcaacttgttcttaacatctctacctcaagttcttagggtttaggatcatcactcaatttataattatCCAGGTTTGGCTTGCTAAGGTATTTcgatgaatttggtttctcactcccaagatcaagtgttgtcttgatcaactaaatatagactttcttttatagtttcttgaataggCATAGTTATGGTTgactcaataatttatatcccaggagaatgcccgagatattatgttagggttctacttaattaatgatgatataatcatctcggTTGTATATATAGTTCTCTCCCtgaaattcaagtgttgcctcaactaacttgagtgtaataccatagcttgagctctcttatataggaatagttattatATGGTGtattcctaatatctccttaggtgtcTAGGCTAAGGTTCCATTTGTCTAGCTTAGTTGGGTTGGTCTCTTACTTACCTTAtcatttcatggatatggtattattccatgtgatattaggttatctcaccaccccaagggaaatggtttgcaAGCTAATACTTTAGCTCAAGGTTGTTCTTGATTCTTAAGTATGTAAAGATAAAAATTAGTATCTATGgtttctctcatttggaaagacttcaatactaacctaagtttaggctccatagagaatgatgtgatcatcaacatctatgtttaacataaatggattctctctctagggattgtcttgaataatatcctagggttctcttgaagatgatgatttgaatacttgggtgtatatccaaggtttaactcaaggtttgttattgcttctcaatAATTAATAGAACTCTcatctctctaggtttgatgcttaataatttggaatagagaagaattagattccttagttggatctccttgtcttgtttccaagattaaagtagaatggatatcaaatGGTTTATGATatgagcatggattagtttaagacatggagaagataagtgaagaatagtttctccaattatggttacttgatttgcaattgaattggtgttcataagtgatgacaaggatttccatattataatcttttataagatcaagcaattgatcattgactaAGGTTTTGTTGTGTTGAATATTAATTCCatctgatctaaccccttagatcaaatcaaaacaaggttttaacaaagtcacattgaggtttatagcgcttgacttgatgagctacttcaattccaccaaggtcaagtgaaacttcagttactgtgactgttttactttaaagcgcgaaaattccccagattttctatgcatgaatgcaatgcacacatctgtttcctctatttttgtaaccccattacctgggatattacacatgtctacatagttcgcgaaccgtagggtgacacacttaaggtttgatgtcgtttaagtagatatggaaatatggaatggagttcgaagttttgttcggagtctcggatgggatccaggacatcacgaggaggtccggaatggtccggagaataagattcatatataggaaatcattttctaggtttaaaaatgatccggtattttctctgGAAGGTTCTAAAAGAGTCCGAAAGAAATcaacatggaaggtggagtcccagagggactccacccaccttggccggccagcctaagggaggaggagtcccaagtggactcctccccatggtggccggccaccccaccaaggaaaggggggagtcccacttctcctaggtttggtcatatcgaaggtttatgttggggtcttattcgaagacttttgacctaatccttggggcttccacctatataaagagagaagggaggggctggccggccactcttggctccaccttggccgcacccctatgagGGCCGgtgcccaagccccctctccccaaaaccctagctacctctcctccaccacttctcccgcatatgcttagcgaagctccgccggagatatccatcgacaccgccaccacgccgtcgtgctgtcgggattccaaggaggatctactacttccgctgcccgctggaacggggagaaggacgtcgtcatcaacaccgaacgtgtgaccgagtacggaggtgccgcccgattgtggcaccgtcaagatcttctacgcgcttttgaaagcggcaagtgatcgtctaccgcaacaacgagagcctcctcttgtaggctttggaaatcttcaagggttagtctcgttcatcccctcgttgctaccgtcttctagattgcatcttggcttggattccgTTCTCGCggcaggaaattttttgttttctatgctacgaatccctacaattcGCACATGTTGATCGATCGTATGCGGATGGAAGTAAAAAAAATTGcaggtaaaaaaaaaatcaggtcTAGAACCGATCCAAACCATAGTTCTAGATTCTGTTCTTGCAAAATTTGCAAGACAGTGGCTAACCTTATTCTACGACCGATCCACTTTTACAAAGGATACATTTCTAGTGTCATTAGCTAGTAGTTTGATTTCAGAGATAATACACCTGATGGAGGAGCGGTCTTGAGACCCGTCGTTAATCGCCGTGATGAGGCCAACACAGTCTATCCGTGTATGAACTCTCGCATGGCATCTACTTGATGCCTCTTTCAAAATATGAGATTCATCCTCGGAAATCAGATCATTGGCCTCGCCTTCCTCAATACCCAAGCGCTGAAGTATGTCATCGAGTGCCTCAGATTTCTTCTTCTACAATCCACTGGCATGATCTACAAAACTTGAAGCTAAAATCGCGGACATGACTGAACCTTGCAGTTCAAACCCTAGCGGGGATTAGGCGATGAGATCAACTTACTCAAGAGAAGTAATCCCAAAGTTTTTGTTCTGATGTCCTAGAAAACACAAGAGAGAGACCCTAACCGAAAAACAAAATGATTTCCCAGCTGAACAAATTTGGGCAAAGGAGAAAAGAAACTCTAGTCACATGCAGTCACCTTCGAGAGCTAGGTCTTGTTTTTTCAAAATGTTAGTACTCCcttcggttcatattaattgactctatatggatgtatctagacacattttagttctagatacatccatatggaAGTCAATtagtatggatcggagggagtattaatatTTATTTTTTCAGAATGGCGTCTGAATTTTTTATTTATAAGAATCATGCTTTTTAATGTAATTTTAAGAATCATTTGTGTGTTTCGCAAATAAAAAAAGAATCATGTGTGTGTTAAATATACCTTTCCCATTATTTTAGCACCCATATGGGCCTTTTGTGTCCAGCCCAGTATTACAACCTGCGCTTCATCACTTCACAATGTTCGCACTCAAACTCAGGGACTTtatggtcaaaaaaaaaaaaaactcagggACTCAGATCTCAAGTCCACCGTTtcctcaaaaaaaagaaaaaaaaggtctCAAGTCCACCACACACACCACTGACTAGGGCGAGATGACAGCCAgcttcagccgccgccgccgccgccgcccccgctcgcCGGCGGCAGCCTCGCTTCTCTAGGCACTAGATCCATTCGAGTCCACCAATCCCGCATCTTTTTCCACAAAATCAGTGAGTAGGGCGAGATGAGCACGCTCTGCTGCCGTCCCCGTTCGCCGGCGGCGAAGACGCCGCTggaagacgacgacctcctctccGAGATCCTCCTTCGCCTCCCGCCGCAGCCCTCCTCCCTCCCCCGCGCGTCCCTCGTCTGCAAGCGCTGGCACAGCCTCGCCTCCGACCGCGGCTTCTCCCGCCGCTTCCGCATCCACCACCGCCGCAAACCTCccctcctcggcttcttccacGGGCTGTACGCCTACTTCGAACCTACTCTGGAGGCCCCCAATCGTGTCCCGCCTGGCCGCTTCACCTTGCCGCACGGCGACCGCTTCCGGCCCCTTGGAAGCCGCCATGGTCTCGTACTAATCTTCGACCTGACGGTGCTCCGTTTCCTTGTGTGTGACCCCGTCACCGGCGACCAGCACCGCATCGCCATTCCCCCGGGGCTTGAAGCACGTGCAgaggatctaatgatcaacggggCGGTGTTTTGCAACGGCGGAGATGCCCACTTCCAGGTGGTCTTGACAACGGCAGACAACCACGACAAACAACACAGACAAGCGCTCTCCTGTGTTTACTCGTCGGAGACCGGCTTATGGGGCGAGCTCATCTCAACACCGCTTCCGTGCGAGGTTCCTAGGATTGGCTATCTTCCCACCCTACCCACCTTGGTTTTTCCTGGTAAACCTGCTGTGGTTTCTGGGAATTCCATTTACTGGATGCTTACTGGAAATTTTGATGGAATTCTTGAGTTTGATTTGGAAAAGCAAAGCCTAGCTGTGATACGGGTGCCAGTGCATCTGCTTGAAATAAACGAATTCTGGATTGTGCGGGCAGAGGGTGGTGGCCTTGGTTTACTCTTCCTCACAGGAAGCAGCATCCAATTGTGGAAGAGGAAGACTGATCATGATGGTGTCGCTACATGGACGCTTGGAAGAACTATTAAACTGCATAAGCCACTTTCCCTGAAGTCAGCAATAATGCTAGGTTATGCCGAGGAAAATAATGTGGTGTACCTGTGGGCACGTGGCGATGTATTTATGGTCCATCTTGAGTCATTGCACTCCAAGAAGCTATTTGAAACCAAATGCCCCTCTCATTATCATCCATTTGAAAGTGTCTACACTGCAGGTAATAGCACACCTTCACATATCTGTTACAACAAAAACAAGTTAATTTCCAATAACTGCTTGACGGTTCTCATCCTTTCGTGTTCAGTTAACAATTTTAAGTAGTGTTGTATCACTTGTTTCTAATGCTGCTTGGTGACCTCTTCAACATATAGCAATATTGTTTCCGCACTATCTATGATTTAGGGGGAAAAAATCTGTTAGTGCCATCTAGTTTTTCTTTTTTGCCCGGTAGGCAGGGGTGGTAATGAGTCTACCGTTAGGTTTGTTTCTGTAATCTTTTGTTGTTCAAAACAGATCTAGCAAACTGTCTTTATCATTTTATTGTATGAATATCCATATAATCAAACAATAAACACCAAGATTAACAGATTATTTCTATAACATTGAACTAAATTTCCCTCTTGCATTCCTATTCACATATGCAAGAAGCGAATAATTTGAAATGGTGGATTTAGTGCATAGCTGCGGTGGAGTtttttcacaagataagataGATAATATTTGGAAGTTGAAGACAACTACATGAAAACTAGCTTGAACCAATTGAACTGTCGAATAGGTTGCTCAATAGGTATTTGGAAGCTTTTAGCtatttttatttctttcattCAATATTTATAATCTCTTCTAATCTTGCTAATAGTATTAAACCCATAATGATGAACTTCTCTGAATTTACAAATATTGCTCATTTTAGCACTTTACGAGAGTAATACTGCAAGTGGCAAGTCCATTTATACCTGGGAAAACTAATATGTGGTGTTCATATCTGTTTTTGCGGTAAATCTGTTTGAAGCTAATCTAAATCAGAATACTGATGATCATGTTTGCGCTATGCTTTATTAATATGATTTTATTCTTATTTTTTTGGGTATGGCGTGGAACGAGCTTGTAATTCTGGATAACTTGTCTCTCACTGAGCAGCTAAATGTCTAAGTGCACATGCTCTTCATTGTACAATATTAGTCAGTATATACTGTTCTTAAAATATTCTTTAAATTTGACCATATGTGTTGTTTTGTTTGTCTTTGTGTAATGTTCTACAACACGTGTTTTTTTCCTTTGAATTAAAGCTGCGAGTTTACTTAAATATCTCATTGATGCCTCCCTCATATATCTCCTCATTGGTTTGATATTGGTTGTTACTTGTTTGACTTCTTATGATTGAAGAAACGGGCATTGGTGATGGACATGATGCAGCTGATCTTGTGCACCATACATAAGATGATTGTCTGATTAAATATGCTGTTGACCGTAAAATTGAGCAGGTATGCTTATCTTCTGTATGTACGTTGAGACATCTGAACAATATGTATTGCCTTACTTTTTTTACTGCCATTTCTCAAGTACCAAATTTCAATAGACCAATGTAAGATTCATCTCTTTGATTGGCTGTTCACCTGGCCAACCCCTCTTTTTTGACCGCGCATGTGGCCGCCTCTTTGCTTTGATGGTAGGCTGCATCTTGGATCTTGCCTTCACTCCTTACTTCCTCATCCCTTTCTCAGCAGCTCTCTATTCTCTTTCTTATGCCTTTAACCACATGCCTTCTCTTTTATTTGCTGAAATTCTACCCCATCTCTACTGGATGTGCACTTTCCCTTGCATTTCCGTTCCATCTAGCTGCCTTGTTTTCAGTTTATTCCATCCTTAGTACTCCCCCGGTTCATTCTGGTAATGTGGTTTCTTCTCTCTGAAGACTCATGACTCAGGATCCCTTTTCGTGTATAT contains:
- the LOC124703894 gene encoding uncharacterized protein LOC124703894 — translated: MSTLCCRPRSPAAKTPLEDDDLLSEILLRLPPQPSSLPRASLVCKRWHSLASDRGFSRRFRIHHRRKPPLLGFFHGLYAYFEPTLEAPNRVPPGRFTLPHGDRFRPLGSRHGLVLIFDLTVLRFLVCDPVTGDQHRIAIPPGLEARAEDLMINGAVFCNGGDAHFQVVLTTADNHDKQHRQALSCVYSSETGLWGELISTPLPCEVPRIGYLPTLPTLVFPGKPAVVSGNSIYWMLTGNFDGILEFDLEKQSLAVIRVPVHLLEINEFWIVRAEGGGLGLLFLTGSSIQLWKRKTDHDGVATWTLGRTIKLHKPLSLKSAIMLGYAEENNVVYLWARGDVFMVHLESLHSKKLFETKCPSHYHPFESVYTAETGIGDGHDAADLVHHT